One region of Triticum aestivum cultivar Chinese Spring chromosome 6B, IWGSC CS RefSeq v2.1, whole genome shotgun sequence genomic DNA includes:
- the LOC123139419 gene encoding GATA transcription factor 8, which produces MASGRFMEEMMREHEQSLLEATCGGLFDHIEDLLDFPKEDSAADVLLLDAPVPDSPLAARVLAGGAPPPAPTSLEQQQQQAASLLVPPPPLPAGDHSAAFLGALGDTHIGTCDELDMDMAQLEWLSGLFDDTSIPHEPAFACAAPIIRASALSANAGVVLPDKMEDALFRSSSPTSVLEDGGANNANMNMNNNSGGSSASSTSSSASSSSESFSGSGRPWSVPLSPRPEPPVLVIPARARSKRSRASAFPAAIRAAVPAPEATILVPTPMFSSTSSYSEEPECIAESNSQPKKKKKAKRPTPPVTSDAEGDADYEEGSGGAALAPGEVRRCTHCQIDKTPQWRAGPLGPKTLCNACGVRYKSGRLFPEYRPAASPTFVPAIHSNSHKKVVEMRQKVEPKGDDLLQFIRRRD; this is translated from the exons ATGGCGAGCGGGCGGTTCATGGAGGAGATGATGAGGGAGCACGAGCAGAGCCTGCTGGAGGCGACGTGCGGCGGCCTGTTCGACCACATCGAGGACCTGCTCGACTTCCCCAAGGAGGACTCGGCGGCGGACGTGCTGCTCCTCGACGCGCCGGTGCCTGACAGCCCCCTCGCCGCGCGCGTCCTCGCCGGCGGCGCGCCCCCGCCGGCGCCGACCtcgctggagcagcagcagcagcaggcggcgTCGCTCTTGGTGCCCCCGCCGCCGTTGCCCGCCGGGGACCACTCCGCGGCCTTCCTCGGCGCCCTCGGAGACACCCACATTGGCACG TGCGACGAGCTTGACATGGACATGGCGCAGCTCGAATGGCTGTCAGGGCTGTTCGACGACACCTCCATCCCGCACGAGCCGGCCTTCGCCTGCGCCGCGCCCATCATCAGGGCCTCCGCGCTCTCGGCCAACGCCGGCGTCGTGCTGCCCGACAAGATGGAGGACGCGCTCTTCCGCAGCTCCAGCCCCACCTCCGTCCTCGAGGACGGCGGCGCCAACAATGCCAACATGAACATGAACAACAACAGCGGGGGCTCCTCGGCGTCGTCGACGTCCTCatcggcgtcctcctcctcggagTCCTTCTCCGGGAGCGGCCGCCCGTGGTCCGTGCCGCTGTCGCCGCGCCCGGAGCCGCCGGTGCTCGTCATCCCGGCGCGCGCGCGCAGCAAGCGGTCCCGCGCCTCCGCGTTCCCCGCTGCCATCCGCGCCGCCGTGCCCGCGCCCGAGGCCACCATCCTGGTGCCGACGCCCATgttctcctccacctcctcctactCGGAGGAGCCCGAGTGCATTGCCGAGTCCAACTcgcagcccaagaagaagaagaaggccaagaggccGACCCCTCCGGTCACCTCGGACGCCGAGGGCGACGCCGACTACGAGGAAGGCAGCGGCGGCGCCGCGCTCGCGCCCGGCGAGGTGCGGAGGTGCACGCATTGCCAGATCGACAAGACGCCGCAGTGGCGCGCGGGGCCGCTGGGGCCCAAGACGCTCTGCAACGCCTGCGGCGTGCGCTACAAGTCCGGCCGCCTCTTCCCGGAGTACCGCCCGGCGGCCAGCCCCACCTTCGTGCCAGCCATCCATTCCAACTCCCACAAGAAGGTGGTGGAGATGCGCCAGAAGGTTGAACCCAAGGGCGACGACCTGCTGCAGTTCATCCGCCGCCGGGATTGA